A genomic stretch from Methylophilus medardicus includes:
- a CDS encoding ATP-binding cassette domain-containing protein: MTEILRISQLSITPAHAPERKLVNQVSLTLARGKTTCIVGESGSGKSLTALSIMKLLSPQLRMQGQIFFEGQDISHYDETAMQHLRGQKMGMIFQEPMTSLNPVLTIGFQIGEPLQTHLGLKGAALKQKVAALLDQVGIDPNRANSYPDELSGGQRQRVMIAMSIACEPALLIADEPTTALDVTVQAQVLQLLNALKDRMHMAMLFITHDFGVVADIADEVIVMFRGEIVESGSVAQVLHSPQHPYTRALLACVPDAEGKKVLQPMTYDWLTPN, translated from the coding sequence ATGACTGAAATTCTACGCATCTCACAACTGAGCATTACCCCGGCCCACGCGCCTGAACGCAAGCTGGTGAATCAGGTTTCGCTGACACTGGCACGTGGTAAAACTACCTGCATCGTCGGCGAATCTGGTAGCGGAAAAAGTTTAACCGCACTCAGCATCATGAAGCTTTTATCCCCACAATTACGCATGCAGGGGCAGATTTTTTTTGAGGGGCAAGACATCAGCCATTATGATGAGACTGCGATGCAGCACTTACGCGGCCAAAAAATGGGCATGATTTTTCAAGAGCCCATGACCTCACTCAATCCGGTACTCACCATCGGTTTTCAGATTGGTGAGCCGCTGCAAACGCATCTTGGTTTAAAAGGTGCAGCACTCAAACAAAAGGTTGCTGCCTTGCTAGACCAAGTCGGCATTGACCCTAACCGGGCAAACAGCTACCCCGACGAGCTCTCAGGCGGTCAGCGCCAGCGCGTGATGATTGCCATGAGTATTGCGTGTGAACCTGCATTACTGATTGCTGATGAGCCCACCACCGCGCTAGATGTAACGGTACAAGCGCAAGTATTACAGTTGCTCAATGCATTGAAAGATAGAATGCACATGGCAATGCTGTTCATTACCCATGATTTTGGGGTGGTCGCTGACATTGCTGATGAGGTCATCGTGATGTTCAGAGGCGAAATCGTTGAATCCGGCAGTGTGGCGCAAGTCCTGCACTCACCGCAACACCCCTATACACGTGCGCTACTGGCCTGTGTCCCTGACGCTGAGGGCAAAAAAGTTTTACAGCCCATGACCTATGACTGGTTAACGCCAAATTGA
- a CDS encoding SIMPL domain-containing protein: MSEQKHFFNAMTALGLLLALGMAAAAFILGVQAKHAVSSQQSITVKGLAEKPIKADRAQWTINISVVAPTQAETLQAIDRERAVLESFLDQQGLAVNTRTVNVQTLGPHYEEEYIHDNPRQVQRGFEGYQSVHISTPDLAKIAAANQAILSLRADNHPVSSQAPEFLVSNLESVKMSLIAEATKNARTRATEFVKQDGVQVGVMKSASQGAFYILPATGGDDSDNSYGGIYDKSTVDKIARVVVTVVYNIE, translated from the coding sequence ATGTCAGAGCAGAAACACTTTTTTAATGCCATGACGGCCTTGGGCCTGCTGTTGGCGCTAGGCATGGCCGCGGCTGCATTTATTTTGGGTGTACAAGCAAAGCATGCGGTTTCTAGCCAACAATCGATTACCGTTAAAGGCCTGGCAGAAAAGCCGATCAAAGCAGACCGGGCGCAGTGGACCATCAATATCAGTGTCGTTGCACCTACGCAGGCTGAAACACTGCAAGCGATTGACCGCGAGCGGGCAGTATTGGAGTCTTTTCTTGATCAGCAGGGCTTAGCGGTGAATACGCGCACGGTCAATGTGCAAACCTTAGGCCCGCACTATGAAGAAGAATACATCCACGACAATCCGCGACAGGTGCAACGTGGGTTCGAGGGATACCAGAGCGTGCATATCAGCACACCAGACCTGGCCAAAATCGCAGCTGCTAACCAAGCGATTTTATCGTTGCGTGCCGACAACCATCCTGTGAGCTCGCAAGCGCCTGAGTTCCTGGTCAGCAACTTAGAGTCGGTTAAGATGTCATTGATTGCGGAAGCCACTAAAAACGCTCGCACCCGCGCCACCGAATTTGTCAAGCAAGATGGGGTGCAGGTGGGCGTGATGAAATCTGCCAGTCAAGGCGCTTTTTATATTTTACCGGCCACTGGCGGCGATGACAGCGATAACAGCTACGGTGGTATTTATGATAAATCCACCGTGGATAAAATTGCCCGCGTAGTGGTGACTGTGGTGTACAACATCGAATGA
- the hisS gene encoding histidine--tRNA ligase has protein sequence MTQKFQSIKGFYDILPEATPLWFKLEDTARRVLSQYGYQNIRMPVVEPTELFVRSVGEHTDIVEKEMYAWEDKLNGDQLTLRPEGTAGCVRAVIEHNLTYNGPQRLWYMGPMFRHENVQKGRQRQFHQIGVEAFGFDGPDVDAEQIVMLARLWQALGIADVALQLNSIGDASERAQYRDTLIAYFEQHLDLLDDDAKRRLHSNPLRILDSKNPRMQSLCENAPKLMDCLGESSKLHFARLCALLDQAGIAYVINHRLVRGLDYYNRTVFEWVTTKLGAQGTIAGGGRYDTLVERIGGHSTPACGFGIGLERVFLLMQEYGVTASNQPDIYLVNVGDLAEQSAFSVSEQLRGLGLNVVLHAGGGSFKSQMKKADRSGARFAAILGDDEAQANEVSLKPMLGQGEQARVSIDQVLAIVRSH, from the coding sequence ATGACGCAAAAATTTCAATCTATTAAAGGTTTCTACGATATTTTGCCGGAAGCCACGCCGCTCTGGTTTAAGTTAGAAGACACAGCCCGCCGCGTGTTAAGCCAATATGGCTATCAGAATATTCGTATGCCGGTGGTCGAACCGACAGAACTCTTCGTGCGCAGCGTGGGTGAGCATACCGATATCGTCGAAAAAGAGATGTATGCCTGGGAAGACAAGCTCAATGGTGACCAATTGACGCTGCGCCCAGAAGGCACCGCCGGTTGCGTGCGTGCCGTAATTGAGCACAACCTGACCTACAATGGCCCACAACGCTTGTGGTACATGGGGCCGATGTTCCGTCACGAAAACGTACAAAAAGGCCGCCAACGGCAGTTTCATCAAATTGGCGTCGAAGCCTTTGGTTTTGACGGCCCAGATGTTGATGCAGAACAAATCGTCATGCTGGCACGTTTGTGGCAAGCGCTTGGCATCGCAGACGTAGCCTTGCAACTCAACAGCATTGGGGACGCGAGTGAGCGCGCGCAATACCGCGATACGCTAATCGCCTATTTTGAACAGCATCTAGACTTGCTAGATGACGACGCCAAGCGTCGCTTGCACAGCAATCCTTTGCGCATACTGGACAGCAAAAATCCACGCATGCAAAGTTTATGTGAAAACGCGCCCAAATTAATGGATTGCCTTGGTGAAAGCTCAAAGCTGCATTTCGCCAGATTATGTGCCCTGCTTGATCAGGCGGGCATTGCTTACGTGATTAACCATCGGCTGGTGCGAGGTTTGGATTATTACAACCGCACCGTGTTTGAGTGGGTGACGACCAAACTAGGCGCGCAAGGCACCATTGCGGGCGGTGGCCGCTATGACACATTGGTAGAGCGCATTGGGGGTCATTCAACCCCCGCCTGTGGGTTTGGCATTGGGTTAGAGCGGGTTTTCCTGCTTATGCAAGAATATGGTGTGACAGCGAGCAACCAACCTGACATTTACTTGGTCAATGTAGGTGATCTCGCAGAACAATCGGCTTTTAGCGTGTCTGAACAGCTGCGTGGACTTGGCTTGAACGTTGTATTACATGCGGGCGGTGGTAGTTTTAAATCACAAATGAAAAAAGCCGATCGCAGTGGCGCAAGGTTCGCTGCGATTTTAGGCGACGATGAGGCGCAAGCGAATGAAGTGAGCCTGAAACCGATGTTGGGCCAAGGTGAACAAGCGCGTGTCTCCATTGACCAAGTATTAGCCATCGTTCGTTCTCATTAA
- the ispG gene encoding flavodoxin-dependent (E)-4-hydroxy-3-methylbut-2-enyl-diphosphate synthase translates to MMLSRRNTIQVMIGHVPVGGGLYGSTVAPVLVQSMTNTDTADAAATIAQVYELWQAGSEVVRITVNSAEAAAQVATIRQGLDALGCNVPLVGDFHYNGHKLLQAYPDCAQALAKYRINPGNVGKGSKRDEQFAAMIETAIHYKKAVRIGVNWGSLDQAKMAQMMDDNGKLADPLPADALMREALIQSALESAQQAVDLGLNANQIIISCKVSNVQDLVLVYQALAARCEYPLHLGLTEAGMGSKGVVASTAALAILLQQGIGDTIRVSLTPEPSESRTKEVVVAQEILQTMGIRSFTPLVTACPGCGRTTSTYFQELALQIQTWLRQQMPVWRAQFPGVETLSVAVMGCVVNGPGESKLANIGISLPGTGEVPVAPVFVDGEKTVTLKGDHIAEEFQQLVNDYVHTHYAEGGKLRAAKSNVIPIVSI, encoded by the coding sequence ATGATGCTATCACGTCGAAATACTATTCAAGTCATGATCGGACACGTGCCCGTAGGCGGTGGTCTTTATGGATCGACCGTGGCGCCAGTGCTCGTACAGAGTATGACCAACACTGACACGGCAGATGCCGCAGCCACCATTGCTCAGGTCTATGAATTATGGCAGGCAGGCTCTGAGGTTGTGCGCATCACCGTCAATAGCGCCGAAGCTGCTGCACAAGTGGCGACGATTCGTCAGGGACTCGATGCCCTTGGTTGCAATGTGCCGTTGGTGGGTGACTTTCATTATAACGGCCACAAACTGCTGCAAGCCTATCCAGATTGTGCGCAAGCACTCGCCAAATATCGCATCAACCCTGGCAATGTAGGTAAAGGCAGTAAGCGTGACGAGCAATTTGCCGCCATGATCGAAACGGCCATCCACTACAAAAAAGCAGTGCGCATCGGCGTGAACTGGGGCAGCCTAGACCAAGCCAAAATGGCGCAAATGATGGATGACAATGGCAAATTGGCCGACCCGTTGCCTGCCGACGCCCTCATGCGTGAAGCGCTGATTCAGTCAGCCCTCGAAAGCGCACAGCAAGCGGTTGATTTGGGATTAAATGCAAATCAAATCATTATTTCGTGCAAAGTCAGCAATGTGCAAGATCTGGTATTGGTCTACCAAGCCCTGGCCGCGCGTTGCGAATATCCACTGCATTTAGGCCTCACAGAAGCAGGCATGGGCTCAAAAGGGGTGGTCGCCTCAACGGCAGCGCTGGCGATTTTGCTACAGCAAGGCATTGGTGACACCATCCGCGTATCATTAACGCCAGAACCTAGCGAGTCGCGCACCAAAGAGGTGGTGGTCGCACAAGAAATTCTGCAAACCATGGGCATCCGCTCGTTTACACCACTGGTGACTGCTTGCCCCGGCTGCGGTCGCACAACCAGCACCTACTTCCAAGAGCTCGCGCTACAAATTCAAACCTGGTTACGTCAACAAATGCCGGTCTGGCGCGCGCAATTTCCTGGGGTTGAAACACTCAGTGTGGCGGTAATGGGCTGTGTGGTGAATGGCCCAGGCGAGTCCAAACTGGCCAACATCGGTATCAGCTTGCCTGGCACGGGTGAGGTGCCGGTGGCGCCGGTGTTTGTTGATGGCGAAAAAACCGTAACGCTAAAAGGCGATCACATTGCCGAAGAGTTTCAACAACTTGTGAATGATTATGTGCACACCCATTACGCCGAGGGCGGCAAGCTGCGCGCTGCTAAGTCCAACGTAATCCCTATTGTTTCCATCTAG
- a CDS encoding helix-turn-helix domain-containing protein, translating into MTSEDKTNVNPLPAEAADKPKRGRKRKTELDSAPDPAYQVAMESQQAHAADPSEAPVAYEQPQESPDAPEEYAVAMALEHAPASTPATLTIGSGCGSVLKAAREAKGLSIHEVCSQLRLGVKQIQAIEQDDFEKLPQPSIVRGFIRNYARLLNIDVQPIIEAYQRLAPNNAPLSLSVRSNASRSVIDKPPPMMRPQRLLTLLVFLVLAGVAAYFYINHIKPQALKDAALALEVDKINDTAGQEIPMPIPEAVSETTGSAPAMTAPENVDATAATPVTESVAPPIAEADPSAVTTAPVLAENTIVSSPTPAAGQAAENTSIKAVEPQKATLTFKVTEDSWVRIEDMQGKKVFSEVLPAGSERQFTAEKPVNVTVGHAGGTRLMIDNQPYDLTQATRGRVARIQLK; encoded by the coding sequence GTGACGTCCGAAGACAAAACTAACGTCAATCCTCTGCCGGCAGAGGCAGCAGATAAACCCAAGCGTGGCCGCAAGCGTAAGACTGAACTAGACTCAGCGCCTGATCCAGCTTATCAGGTAGCCATGGAAAGTCAGCAAGCACATGCAGCCGACCCATCTGAAGCGCCTGTCGCCTATGAGCAGCCTCAGGAGAGCCCAGATGCCCCAGAAGAATATGCTGTTGCCATGGCTTTAGAACATGCGCCAGCATCGACACCTGCCACACTGACCATCGGCTCTGGTTGCGGCAGTGTATTAAAGGCGGCGCGTGAGGCGAAAGGCCTGAGTATTCATGAGGTTTGCAGTCAGCTCAGGCTGGGCGTCAAACAGATTCAAGCAATTGAACAAGATGACTTTGAGAAGTTGCCTCAACCGAGTATTGTGCGCGGATTTATCCGCAACTATGCGCGACTGTTAAACATCGACGTGCAACCGATTATTGAGGCTTACCAACGCTTAGCGCCTAATAATGCCCCGCTTTCACTCAGCGTACGCTCCAATGCGAGCCGTTCAGTGATTGATAAGCCGCCACCAATGATGCGTCCGCAACGACTCCTGACATTGCTGGTATTTTTAGTGCTCGCGGGTGTCGCCGCCTATTTTTATATCAATCACATCAAACCACAAGCATTGAAAGACGCAGCATTGGCATTAGAAGTCGATAAAATCAATGACACTGCTGGTCAAGAAATTCCGATGCCTATCCCTGAAGCGGTTTCAGAGACTACAGGGTCGGCGCCGGCCATGACTGCGCCGGAGAATGTAGATGCAACGGCAGCCACCCCGGTCACTGAAAGTGTTGCCCCCCCCATCGCCGAGGCCGATCCGTCAGCAGTAACGACAGCGCCTGTATTGGCCGAAAACACTATCGTCAGCTCGCCCACGCCAGCCGCTGGACAAGCGGCAGAAAATACAAGTATCAAAGCAGTTGAACCACAAAAAGCCACCCTCACTTTCAAGGTGACTGAGGATTCCTGGGTGCGTATCGAAGACATGCAAGGCAAAAAGGTCTTTAGTGAGGTGTTGCCCGCAGGCTCTGAGCGCCAGTTCACGGCCGAAAAACCGGTCAATGTAACCGTCGGTCATGCCGGTGGCACTCGTCTGATGATTGACAATCAACCTTACGATTTAACTCAAGCAACCCGTGGCCGCGTTGCCCGTATTCAATTGAAATAA
- the pilW gene encoding type IV pilus biogenesis/stability protein PilW produces MKTTLFTPSAVMLSLASVLWLTGCAQSPSSNTTHNTPYDQAPAGRETGDVESARVHTELGAEYFRLKRYEVALEEFNTAIERSPNYALAYNGLGLVYAAIGDQSRAEEAFKRAIQLQPGNSESHNNYGRYLCDQGKYEASQKEFLQAIKNPLYKTPQVALYNAGVCALRAQQKTQAENYFFQALQVDPLAHASAYQLANLQFSRGEPVLALNTLQNSVNVAPSPESLFLAVRVCRALQMADDANYYSVQLHKLFPNANETKQLLKME; encoded by the coding sequence ATGAAAACAACCTTATTCACGCCATCCGCAGTCATGCTCTCGCTGGCTTCAGTGCTGTGGCTGACAGGTTGTGCACAATCACCATCGTCAAACACCACGCACAACACCCCTTACGATCAAGCGCCGGCGGGCCGTGAAACCGGTGATGTGGAGTCTGCGCGTGTGCACACTGAACTGGGCGCGGAATACTTCCGCCTCAAACGCTACGAAGTCGCGCTGGAAGAATTTAACACCGCCATCGAGCGCAGTCCTAATTACGCCCTCGCCTACAATGGCTTGGGCCTCGTGTATGCTGCCATTGGCGACCAATCGCGGGCGGAAGAAGCGTTCAAGCGAGCGATTCAATTACAACCCGGCAACTCTGAGTCTCATAACAACTATGGCCGCTACCTATGCGACCAAGGCAAATACGAAGCCTCTCAAAAAGAGTTTTTACAGGCGATCAAAAACCCCTTGTACAAAACCCCGCAAGTAGCCCTTTACAATGCCGGCGTCTGCGCCTTGCGAGCGCAACAAAAAACCCAGGCCGAGAATTATTTTTTTCAGGCCTTGCAAGTCGATCCCTTGGCGCACGCCAGCGCCTACCAATTGGCCAATTTACAATTTTCTCGCGGCGAACCCGTGTTGGCTTTGAATACCTTACAAAATAGTGTGAACGTTGCCCCAAGTCCTGAATCATTATTTTTAGCTGTCCGCGTGTGCCGCGCATTACAAATGGCCGATGATGCCAACTACTACAGCGTTCAGTTACATAAATTGTTCCCCAATGCGAACGAAACCAAGCAATTGCTCAAAATGGAGTAA
- the rlmN gene encoding 23S rRNA (adenine(2503)-C(2))-methyltransferase RlmN — MVNLLNFNQPQLAEYFESLGEKPFRAKQLMRWMHHFGMLDLDQMTDIAKTLREKLRQETEFKLPDVQLEQVSDDGTRKWLIGTNNLKDGTSNSVETVFIPEDDRGTLCISSQVGCALECTFCSTGRQGFNRNLSVSEIIGQLWIANHALRQAPGYDLLPPGERIISNVVMMGMGEPLANYDNVVTAMQIMLDDSAYGLSRRRVTLSTSGMVPAMDRLKEDCPVALAVSLHAPNDALRDEIVPINKKYPIKDLMAACERYLVKAPRDFVTFEYVMLDGINDTLEHAKQLINIVRDVPCKFNLIPFNPFPNSGYGTSKPMQVRAFRDMLMQAGFVVTVRKTRGDDIDAACGQLAGKVLDKTRRTEKTIQIHPEP, encoded by the coding sequence TTGGTTAACTTACTAAACTTTAACCAACCGCAACTCGCCGAGTACTTTGAAAGTCTCGGCGAGAAGCCTTTTCGCGCCAAGCAATTGATGCGCTGGATGCATCATTTCGGCATGCTAGATCTCGATCAGATGACCGACATTGCCAAAACACTGCGCGAAAAACTGCGTCAAGAAACTGAATTCAAGTTGCCCGATGTGCAACTCGAACAAGTGTCTGATGATGGCACGCGTAAGTGGCTGATCGGCACCAATAACTTGAAAGACGGCACCAGCAATAGCGTAGAAACCGTCTTTATCCCAGAAGATGATCGCGGCACATTGTGCATTTCTAGCCAAGTCGGCTGCGCCTTAGAATGTACATTTTGCAGCACGGGTCGTCAGGGTTTCAACCGCAACTTAAGTGTCTCAGAAATCATCGGCCAACTCTGGATTGCAAACCATGCTTTGCGTCAGGCGCCAGGCTATGATTTGCTGCCGCCTGGCGAGCGTATTATTTCTAACGTGGTGATGATGGGCATGGGCGAACCGCTGGCCAACTACGACAACGTCGTCACCGCCATGCAAATCATGCTCGATGACAGTGCGTATGGCTTAAGCCGCCGTCGTGTCACGCTATCTACCAGTGGCATGGTGCCCGCGATGGACCGCCTGAAAGAAGATTGTCCGGTAGCGTTAGCCGTATCCCTGCATGCACCCAACGATGCCCTGCGCGACGAAATCGTGCCAATTAATAAGAAATACCCGATTAAAGACCTGATGGCCGCCTGTGAGCGATATCTGGTGAAAGCGCCACGTGATTTTGTCACGTTCGAATACGTGATGCTGGACGGCATTAATGACACATTAGAGCATGCCAAACAATTGATTAACATCGTGCGTGATGTGCCCTGTAAATTTAATCTGATCCCTTTTAATCCATTCCCAAACAGTGGCTACGGCACCTCGAAGCCCATGCAAGTGCGCGCGTTTCGTGATATGTTAATGCAGGCAGGCTTTGTGGTCACCGTGCGCAAAACACGTGGTGATGACATTGATGCGGCCTGCGGGCAACTGGCGGGTAAGGTCCTAGACAAGACTCGGCGTACTGAAAAAACCATCCAGATTCATCCGGAACCCTAA
- the ndk gene encoding nucleoside-diphosphate kinase gives MALERTLSIIKPDAVAKNVIGQIYTRFENAGLKIVAAKMAQLTQAEAEGFYAVHKERPFFNDLVKFMISGPVMIQALEGENAVLTHRDLMGATNPKDAAPGTIRADFAESIDANAVHGSDSLENAAIEIKYFFG, from the coding sequence ATGGCTTTAGAGCGCACACTCAGCATTATCAAACCAGACGCTGTTGCAAAAAACGTAATCGGTCAAATCTACACCCGTTTTGAAAACGCTGGTTTGAAAATTGTTGCAGCTAAAATGGCACAACTGACTCAGGCTGAAGCTGAAGGCTTCTACGCGGTGCACAAAGAGCGTCCTTTCTTCAACGACTTAGTCAAGTTCATGATTTCAGGCCCAGTGATGATTCAAGCCCTAGAAGGCGAAAACGCTGTGTTGACACACCGCGACCTGATGGGTGCAACTAACCCGAAAGATGCAGCGCCGGGCACGATCCGTGCTGATTTCGCTGAAAGCATTGATGCAAACGCTGTACACGGTTCCGATTCTTTGGAAAACGCAGCGATTGAAATCAAATACTTCTTCGGCTAA
- a CDS encoding molybdopterin-binding domain-containing protein gives MNIQQNTMHTCPACGLLCDDISSEAVSSRQLSCGKAAAFYARVTTGVTPQVGGRAASLAEAVTAAANILKQSKAPLVAGSSTDVHGARALVGLSHRTHAGMTHLNASSTLRNMKVLQHKGWQTTTLTEVRNRADVILMIGTDVVSHNARFFERVVWVPEAMFTAPSARKIIYLGGDQLDTTPGISPEGVAPQVIDCATAQLPAVVSCLRALVMNKPLSAAAVAGVPIDQLRALAEILKAAKYATLVWVSKDLDYDHADLTIENITETVVALNQKSRAMGLSLGGSDGDTSVNYAHTWLNGVIIDAPAWESHDTVVWVNSYSPQAMPPAGTQPVIVLGAPDSTFDAAPAVFIPVATPGLDCAGQQFRVDGSVTLPLTAVKPADAPTLSQVIAMIEAELEGASA, from the coding sequence ATGAACATTCAACAAAACACGATGCATACATGCCCGGCTTGTGGCTTGCTTTGCGACGATATATCGAGCGAGGCTGTGTCTAGCCGACAGTTGTCGTGCGGTAAAGCTGCTGCGTTTTACGCGCGGGTGACCACTGGCGTCACGCCGCAAGTGGGTGGACGCGCGGCCTCATTGGCCGAGGCGGTCACCGCAGCCGCAAATATTTTAAAACAATCCAAAGCACCGCTAGTGGCTGGTAGTAGCACCGATGTGCACGGCGCACGTGCTCTGGTGGGTTTGTCGCACCGCACTCATGCTGGGATGACGCATCTGAATGCAAGCAGCACGTTGCGCAACATGAAGGTTTTGCAGCACAAGGGTTGGCAAACCACCACGCTGACTGAAGTTCGCAACCGTGCCGATGTCATTTTGATGATTGGCACGGATGTGGTGAGTCACAATGCCCGTTTTTTCGAGCGGGTGGTGTGGGTGCCTGAGGCGATGTTTACCGCACCGTCAGCGCGCAAAATTATTTATCTAGGCGGTGATCAATTAGACACCACTCCCGGCATCTCCCCGGAAGGGGTAGCGCCGCAAGTGATTGATTGTGCAACTGCACAGCTGCCGGCGGTGGTTTCGTGCTTGCGTGCACTGGTCATGAATAAGCCGCTTTCCGCTGCGGCGGTTGCGGGCGTGCCTATAGATCAATTGCGTGCATTGGCTGAGATCCTCAAGGCGGCTAAATACGCCACCTTGGTCTGGGTCTCTAAAGATTTAGACTACGATCATGCAGACCTCACCATTGAAAATATCACTGAAACGGTGGTTGCACTTAATCAAAAAAGCAGAGCCATGGGCTTGTCGCTAGGTGGCAGTGATGGCGATACCAGTGTGAACTATGCGCATACTTGGTTAAATGGCGTGATTATTGATGCCCCGGCCTGGGAGAGTCACGATACCGTGGTTTGGGTCAACAGTTACAGCCCACAAGCCATGCCGCCTGCGGGCACGCAACCTGTGATTGTGTTAGGCGCGCCAGATAGCACGTTTGATGCGGCGCCTGCAGTGTTTATTCCCGTGGCAACCCCTGGCCTTGATTGCGCTGGCCAACAATTTCGCGTCGATGGCTCAGTCACCTTGCCGTTAACAGCGGTCAAGCCTGCGGATGCGCCAACGCTGTCGCAAGTGATTGCGATGATAGAAGCAGAATTAGAAGGAGCGTCGGCATGA
- a CDS encoding formylmethanofuran dehydrogenase subunit A yields the protein MITLLKNAKVIDPAHGKDGVKQDIYIRDGRIIAKPAESEKIGQVYDLNGKIVMAGAIDMHSHIGGGKVNIARMLLPEYQAMRQLEEPEAHICGANCSHLATPNTTDTGMRYIEMGYTAAFEPAVLAVNARQAHMEMGDTPMIDKGGYAMLGNDDYLLRLLSQNADQKTINDYVAWTLHATQTIGIKVVNPGGISAFKFNERRQDLDQQHAFYQITPRRILQALSRAVHDIGIAKPLHVHCNNLGVAGNFQTTLDTMGASDGLPMHLTHIQFHSYGTEGDKKFSSAAANIAEAINKNKHITADVGQILFGQTVTASGDNMMQHLNAKVANPKKSVIMDIECDAGCGVVPFKYRDENYVNALQWAIGLEVFLSVEDPWRVFLTTDHPNGAPFTSYPHLIRLLMDKTFRNDAFDKLNLDAQAMSNLKALNREYSLYEIATMTRAAPAKLIGLHDRGHLGVGAAADITVYTEQADKEAMFAKPDLVFKDGELVVKEGKVIKVVWGATHTAKPAFDLGVEKEIKQYFDRYHTMQMDHFKISNDHIAEDGRNHVINHTQG from the coding sequence ATGATTACATTACTCAAAAATGCCAAAGTGATTGATCCCGCGCATGGCAAAGATGGTGTTAAGCAAGATATTTACATCCGCGATGGCCGCATCATCGCTAAGCCAGCCGAGAGCGAAAAAATCGGTCAAGTGTATGACTTGAACGGCAAAATTGTCATGGCAGGCGCCATTGATATGCATAGCCACATCGGCGGCGGCAAAGTCAATATTGCGCGCATGCTACTGCCTGAATATCAAGCAATGCGTCAACTAGAAGAGCCTGAGGCCCATATTTGCGGCGCAAATTGTAGTCATCTGGCCACACCGAATACCACTGATACCGGCATGCGCTACATCGAGATGGGCTATACCGCTGCGTTTGAACCGGCGGTGCTTGCCGTGAATGCGCGTCAGGCGCACATGGAAATGGGCGATACGCCCATGATCGACAAAGGTGGTTACGCCATGCTGGGTAATGATGATTACCTGCTGCGTTTGCTCAGCCAGAATGCCGATCAAAAAACCATCAATGATTATGTTGCATGGACACTGCACGCGACACAAACCATCGGCATCAAAGTGGTCAATCCGGGCGGGATATCTGCCTTTAAGTTTAACGAGCGTCGTCAGGACTTGGATCAACAGCACGCGTTCTATCAGATCACCCCACGTCGCATTTTGCAGGCCCTGAGTCGTGCCGTGCATGACATAGGCATTGCCAAGCCGCTGCATGTGCATTGCAACAATCTCGGTGTGGCGGGTAACTTTCAAACCACCCTTGACACCATGGGCGCCAGTGATGGATTGCCGATGCACCTGACCCATATTCAGTTTCATAGCTATGGTACAGAAGGGGACAAGAAGTTTTCTTCAGCCGCGGCAAATATTGCCGAAGCCATTAACAAAAACAAGCACATCACGGCCGATGTCGGGCAAATTTTATTTGGGCAAACGGTGACCGCCTCTGGTGACAACATGATGCAGCACTTGAATGCCAAGGTTGCCAACCCGAAAAAATCGGTGATTATGGACATAGAGTGCGATGCCGGTTGCGGGGTTGTCCCGTTCAAATATCGCGATGAAAACTATGTGAATGCCTTGCAGTGGGCCATTGGTCTAGAAGTATTTTTAAGTGTAGAGGACCCATGGCGGGTATTTCTAACCACGGATCACCCCAATGGGGCCCCCTTTACCAGCTATCCACACTTGATTCGCTTGCTGATGGATAAAACCTTCCGCAACGATGCATTTGATAAGCTCAACCTGGATGCGCAAGCAATGAGTAACCTCAAAGCGCTCAATCGCGAATACAGCTTGTATGAAATCGCGACCATGACACGGGCCGCACCAGCCAAACTGATCGGTTTGCATGATCGAGGACATTTAGGCGTGGGCGCCGCGGCGGATATTACTGTCTACACCGAGCAAGCCGACAAAGAAGCGATGTTTGCGAAACCGGATTTGGTATTTAAGGACGGTGAACTGGTGGTGAAGGAGGGTAAAGTCATTAAAGTGGTGTGGGGAGCAACGCATACGGCCAAACCGGCATTTGATCTTGGGGTTGAAAAAGAGATCAAGCAGTATTTTGACCGCTATCACACCATGCAGATGGATCACTTTAAAATTTCGAATGACCACATTGCGGAAGATGGCCGCAATCATGTCATTAACCATACGCAGGGGTAA